One genomic window of Micromonospora sp. WMMD1128 includes the following:
- a CDS encoding MMPL family transporter — MATLLYRLGRASLRRRRLVAVVWLVVLVGLGLAAATLRGPTASNFTMPGTESQQAIDLLADRFPAASGATGTIAVKAPQDGALTTPAGQAVVKQVTQEAATLPGVVGAVDPYQAQAITPDGRYALIQVQFAGRADDVTTEQRDAYEKVGQQAAAQGWQIAPGGEVLNGEPEVGSTEALGVLVAAIVLVITFGSLVAAGMTMLNALIGVGVGMAGLFALSGAVELTSTAPILALMLGLAVGIDYSLFITSRHRQNLLDGLSPEEAVGRAVGTAGSAVVFAGATVVVALAGLAVVGIPFLTVMGLAAAGTVTVAVLVAITLAPALLGFAGRKVLPRKLRNREAVENPAVGSEDRSGFGFRWARLVTRFRIPVILVGLLGLGLLAIPSQDMRLALPDASSAAEGSPARVSNDLIQEGFGPGFTGRLAVVVTADSPQATQAAVPQVVALIQKTDGVLAVAPPQLDPSGRTALLGVIPKTGPTDEKTEELVHDIRRQVGDVQNAEVMLTGVTAIGIDVSEKLSDALPVYLLLVVGLSVLLLMLVFRSILVPVKAALGFLLTVAATFGITVAVFQQGHLAGLLGVDTPAPLVSFLPILLIGILFGLAMDYEVFLVSRMREDFVHGETARDATISGMGHGARVVTAAALIMISVFGGFVFLEDPIIKSMGFALAIGVAIDAFVVRMTIVPAVMSLLNNAAWWLPRWLNRALPNVDVEGEGLRAHLAEREPAPVK; from the coding sequence ATGGCGACCCTGCTGTACCGGCTCGGCCGGGCATCCCTGCGCCGACGGCGACTCGTCGCCGTCGTCTGGCTCGTCGTACTCGTCGGTCTCGGCCTGGCCGCGGCCACCCTGCGAGGCCCGACGGCGAGCAACTTCACCATGCCGGGCACCGAGTCGCAGCAGGCGATCGACCTGCTCGCCGACCGGTTCCCGGCGGCCAGCGGCGCCACCGGCACCATCGCCGTGAAGGCCCCGCAGGACGGCGCCCTCACCACGCCGGCCGGCCAGGCGGTGGTCAAGCAGGTGACCCAGGAGGCGGCCACGCTGCCCGGCGTGGTCGGCGCGGTCGACCCGTACCAGGCGCAGGCGATCACGCCGGACGGCCGGTACGCGCTGATCCAGGTGCAGTTCGCCGGCCGGGCGGACGACGTCACGACCGAGCAGCGCGACGCGTACGAGAAGGTCGGTCAGCAGGCCGCGGCGCAGGGCTGGCAGATCGCGCCCGGCGGTGAGGTCCTCAACGGCGAGCCGGAGGTCGGCTCGACCGAGGCGCTCGGTGTGCTGGTCGCGGCGATCGTCCTGGTCATCACGTTCGGCTCGCTGGTGGCGGCCGGCATGACCATGCTGAACGCGCTGATCGGCGTCGGCGTCGGCATGGCCGGCCTGTTCGCGCTCAGTGGCGCGGTCGAGCTGACCAGCACCGCCCCGATCCTGGCGCTGATGCTCGGCCTCGCCGTCGGCATCGACTACTCCCTGTTCATCACCTCCCGGCACCGACAGAACCTGCTCGACGGGCTCTCCCCCGAGGAGGCGGTCGGCCGGGCCGTCGGCACCGCCGGCTCCGCCGTGGTCTTCGCCGGCGCCACCGTGGTCGTGGCGCTCGCCGGCCTGGCCGTGGTCGGCATCCCGTTCCTCACCGTGATGGGCCTGGCCGCCGCCGGCACCGTCACCGTGGCCGTGCTGGTGGCGATCACGCTGGCCCCGGCGCTGCTCGGCTTCGCCGGCCGGAAGGTGCTGCCGCGCAAGCTGCGCAACCGCGAAGCGGTCGAGAATCCGGCCGTCGGCTCGGAGGACCGCTCCGGCTTCGGGTTCCGCTGGGCGCGCCTGGTGACCCGCTTCCGCATCCCGGTCATCCTGGTCGGTCTGCTCGGCCTCGGGCTGCTCGCCATCCCGTCCCAGGACATGCGCCTGGCGCTGCCGGACGCCTCCTCCGCCGCCGAGGGCAGCCCGGCCCGGGTCAGCAACGACCTGATCCAGGAAGGCTTCGGTCCCGGCTTCACCGGCCGGCTCGCGGTCGTGGTCACCGCCGACTCGCCGCAGGCCACCCAGGCCGCCGTGCCGCAGGTCGTCGCGCTGATCCAGAAGACCGACGGGGTGTTGGCGGTCGCCCCGCCGCAGCTTGACCCGTCCGGCCGGACCGCCCTGCTCGGGGTCATCCCGAAGACCGGGCCGACCGACGAGAAGACCGAGGAGCTGGTGCACGACATCCGCCGGCAGGTCGGCGACGTCCAGAACGCCGAGGTGATGCTCACCGGCGTCACCGCGATCGGCATCGACGTGTCGGAGAAGCTCTCCGACGCCCTGCCGGTCTATCTGCTGCTCGTGGTGGGCCTGTCCGTGCTGCTGCTGATGCTGGTGTTCCGGTCGATCCTGGTGCCGGTCAAGGCGGCCCTCGGCTTCCTGCTCACCGTCGCGGCCACGTTCGGCATCACGGTGGCGGTGTTCCAGCAGGGGCACCTGGCCGGGCTGCTCGGCGTGGACACGCCGGCCCCGCTCGTCAGCTTCCTGCCGATCCTGCTCATCGGTATCCTGTTCGGCCTGGCCATGGACTACGAGGTCTTCCTGGTCTCCCGCATGCGGGAGGACTTCGTGCACGGCGAGACCGCCCGTGACGCCACCATCAGCGGCATGGGACACGGTGCCCGGGTGGTCACCGCCGCGGCGCTCATCATGATCTCGGTGTTCGGCGGCTTCGTCTTCCTGGAGGACCCGATCATCAAGTCGATGGGCTTCGCGCTCGCGATCGGCGTCGCCATCGACGCCTTCGTGGTCCGGATGACGATCGTCCCGGCGGTGATGTCGCTGCTGAACAACGCCGCATGGTGGCTGCCCCGCTGGCTGAACCGGGCGCTGCCCAACGTGGACGTCGAGGGCGAGGGCCTCCGCGCCCACCTCGCCGAACGCGAGCCCGCCCCGGTGAAGTGA
- a CDS encoding TetR/AcrR family transcriptional regulator translates to MARATPATHDELLSAAARRFAVTGYKGTSLQDIAREVGCSKATVLYHFASKDALLCELMAPAIAVLEELDARLADLTGAEAQRAAAEGFVDLAVRFRREIALLRGEFPDLLQQPAFAHIQQISERLVAAFAGFSDRPAARVAALVVLAGIAETCGEFLDISDEELRPALLAVARRALEPTT, encoded by the coding sequence ATGGCACGCGCCACCCCGGCCACCCACGACGAGCTGCTCAGCGCGGCGGCCCGTCGGTTCGCCGTCACCGGATACAAGGGCACCTCACTCCAGGACATCGCCCGCGAGGTGGGCTGTTCCAAGGCCACCGTGCTCTACCACTTCGCCAGCAAGGACGCCCTGCTCTGCGAACTGATGGCCCCGGCCATCGCGGTGCTGGAGGAGCTCGACGCCCGGCTCGCCGACCTCACCGGCGCCGAGGCCCAACGGGCCGCCGCCGAAGGTTTCGTCGACCTGGCGGTCCGGTTCCGCCGGGAGATCGCGCTGCTCCGGGGCGAGTTCCCGGACCTGCTCCAACAGCCGGCGTTCGCGCACATCCAACAGATCTCCGAACGGCTGGTCGCCGCCTTCGCCGGCTTCTCCGACCGGCCGGCGGCCCGCGTCGCCGCGCTCGTCGTGCTCGCCGGCATCGCCGAGACCTGCGGCGAGTTCCTGGACATCAGCGACGAGGAGCTGCGACCCGCGCTGCTCGCCGTCGCACGCCGCGCGCTCGAACCCACCACCTGA
- a CDS encoding PadR family transcriptional regulator gives MTARRSPLAMMVLALLVEAPMHAYRMQQLIRERGKHDVVNVAQRNSIYQAIERLRREELIRVAETIRAEGRPERTVYALTPAGRRTLDGWLADALATPAREFPEFPAALSFLPILPPEEAARRLDERADTIEARLREREAALSTIDLPRLFLVEDEYQAALLRTELEWVRGLVADLRSGALTWSDEWLAGWTSATMS, from the coding sequence ATGACGGCTCGTCGCTCGCCGCTGGCGATGATGGTGCTGGCCCTCCTGGTCGAGGCGCCGATGCACGCGTACCGGATGCAGCAGCTCATCCGGGAGCGGGGAAAGCACGACGTGGTCAACGTCGCGCAGCGAAACAGCATCTACCAGGCCATCGAGCGGCTGCGCCGCGAGGAGCTGATCCGCGTCGCGGAGACCATCCGAGCGGAGGGACGGCCGGAGCGCACGGTGTACGCCCTCACCCCGGCCGGCCGGCGCACCCTCGACGGATGGCTCGCCGACGCACTCGCCACCCCCGCCCGGGAGTTCCCGGAATTCCCCGCCGCCCTGTCGTTCCTGCCGATCCTGCCGCCGGAGGAGGCCGCCCGGCGGCTCGATGAGCGGGCGGACACGATCGAGGCGCGACTGCGCGAGCGCGAGGCGGCGTTGAGCACGATCGACCTGCCCCGCCTCTTCCTGGTCGAGGACGAGTACCAGGCGGCCCTGCTGCGTACCGAACTGGAGTGGGTCCGCGGCCTGGTGGCTGACCTGCGCTCCGGCGCGCTCACGTGGTCGGACGAGTGGCTCGCCGGGTGGACCAGCGCGACAATGAGCTGA